The Chryseobacterium nakagawai genome has a segment encoding these proteins:
- the ppk1 gene encoding polyphosphate kinase 1 — translation MSLHFNPRDITWLAFNERVLQEAMDEKVPLHLRIRFLGIFSNNLDEFFRVRVAGLKRAMDFKEKVIAESFYQPPSKILQRINEIVMKQQLNFDKTWKTIQTEMADHKVFIKNSKNLTALQKDFVRNYFDEVVESNVIPILLHENTPMPYLRDKSLYLGVAMRKKDWQYSSNYAIIEIPSRFVGRFVLLPTENPEEKNVMLLEDVITFNLPHIFSYFGYDEFAANAFKVTKDAELDLDNDIRTNFAEKIEKGLKNRRKGKPTRFVFDKDMDKALLELLIRKLNLTKKDSIIPGGKIHNFKHFMDFPDVFETYTRPVERTSFTHQAFEHGERVTDVIMKEDVLLTFPYHKYNPVIDLLREAAMDPDVKSIQITAYRLASNSKISNALIYAARNGKEVTVMLELQARFDEESNLEWKEMLEPEGITVLIGLPNKKVHAKLCVIKKRAHNKTIQYGFVSTGNFNEKTARIYGDHLLLTSDRGIMADINKVFNVLKKPKDDYLPILKTCKNLLVCPQFMREKIVHHIDREIEEAKAGRKAEIIVKANSLSDRLLIEKLYDAATVGVTIRLIVRGIYCAVNQREFKEKIKAISIVDEYLEHARVMYFYNKGAEDMYISSADWMTRNLDYRIEAAAKITDKNLKKELKDILDIQLRDNVKARILDKKLSNEYIRNDKKECRSQIETYNYLKAKTNKK, via the coding sequence ATGTCATTACACTTTAATCCACGAGATATTACATGGTTAGCCTTTAATGAAAGGGTTTTACAGGAAGCCATGGATGAAAAAGTTCCTTTACATTTAAGAATACGTTTTCTTGGAATCTTCTCTAACAATCTGGATGAGTTCTTCCGGGTACGTGTTGCCGGATTAAAGCGTGCCATGGACTTTAAGGAAAAGGTAATTGCCGAGTCCTTTTATCAGCCTCCCTCTAAAATTCTTCAGCGAATCAATGAAATTGTGATGAAGCAACAGCTGAATTTCGATAAAACCTGGAAAACTATCCAGACTGAAATGGCAGATCATAAAGTCTTTATCAAAAATTCTAAAAACCTGACAGCATTGCAAAAAGATTTTGTCAGAAACTACTTTGACGAAGTGGTGGAATCTAATGTAATCCCTATTCTTCTTCATGAAAATACCCCAATGCCTTACCTCAGAGATAAAAGTCTCTATCTTGGAGTGGCCATGAGGAAAAAAGACTGGCAATATTCCAGCAACTACGCCATTATTGAAATTCCTTCCCGATTTGTAGGAAGATTTGTATTGCTTCCAACTGAAAATCCTGAAGAAAAAAATGTAATGCTTCTTGAAGATGTAATTACCTTCAACTTGCCTCACATTTTCTCTTATTTCGGATATGATGAATTTGCCGCTAATGCTTTTAAAGTAACCAAAGATGCTGAACTGGATCTGGATAATGACATCCGTACCAACTTCGCAGAAAAAATAGAAAAGGGGCTTAAAAACCGAAGAAAAGGAAAACCTACCCGTTTTGTTTTTGATAAAGATATGGATAAGGCACTGCTGGAACTCTTGATCAGAAAACTAAACCTGACCAAGAAAGACAGCATTATTCCCGGAGGAAAAATCCATAATTTCAAACACTTTATGGACTTCCCTGATGTTTTTGAAACCTATACAAGACCTGTTGAAAGAACTTCTTTCACTCATCAGGCCTTTGAACATGGCGAAAGAGTAACAGACGTCATCATGAAGGAAGATGTACTGCTTACTTTCCCCTATCATAAATACAATCCGGTGATTGATCTTCTGCGTGAAGCAGCCATGGATCCGGATGTAAAATCCATACAAATCACGGCGTACAGACTGGCCAGTAATTCAAAAATAAGCAATGCATTAATCTATGCAGCCAGAAATGGTAAAGAAGTAACAGTAATGCTTGAGCTGCAGGCAAGATTTGATGAAGAATCTAATCTGGAGTGGAAAGAGATGCTGGAGCCGGAAGGAATTACCGTTCTGATAGGGCTTCCAAACAAAAAGGTTCATGCGAAACTTTGTGTTATAAAAAAGAGAGCCCACAACAAAACCATCCAATATGGATTTGTAAGTACCGGAAATTTCAACGAGAAGACAGCAAGAATCTATGGAGACCATTTGCTTCTGACTTCTGATCGTGGGATAATGGCAGACATCAACAAAGTATTCAATGTACTGAAAAAACCAAAAGATGACTATCTTCCGATTTTGAAAACCTGTAAAAATTTATTGGTTTGCCCCCAATTTATGCGTGAAAAGATTGTTCACCATATTGATAGGGAAATTGAAGAAGCTAAAGCAGGAAGAAAAGCTGAAATCATCGTTAAGGCCAATTCTTTAAGTGACCGATTATTAATTGAAAAATTATATGACGCAGCCACAGTAGGTGTAACCATAAGACTCATTGTAAGAGGAATTTATTGTGCTGTAAATCAAAGGGAATTTAAAGAAAAAATTAAGGCTATCAGTATTGTAGACGAGTATTTGGAACATGCCAGAGTAATGTACTTCTACAATAAAGGAGCTGAAGATATGTATATTTCTTCTGCCGACTGGATGACCAGAAACCTTGATTACAGAATTGAAGCAGCTGCCAAAATAACCGATAAGAACCTTAAAAAAGAATTAAAAGACATTCTTGACATTCAGCTTAGAGATAATGTAAAAGCAAGGATTTTAGATAAAAAGCTGAGCAATGAATACATAAGGAATGATAAAAAGGAATGCAGATCACAAATAGAAACTTATAACTATCTAAAGGCTAAAACCAATAAAAAATGA